One genomic window of candidate division KSB1 bacterium includes the following:
- a CDS encoding 4Fe-4S dicluster domain-containing protein: MPTIAFGFRDKLNAVLGGEMHSYCFQCGACVGDCPAARYSPRFNPRMIMLKSIMGLEEELLGEDSVIWLCTNCYNCYERCPQDVRPVEVIIALKNLARAKEHAPQKVASMVNSVKEQGLTASVTSATERMRAELGLPPLPRVPVEELRELM; this comes from the coding sequence ATGCCTACTATCGCGTTTGGATTCCGCGACAAGCTCAACGCCGTGCTGGGCGGCGAGATGCACAGTTACTGTTTCCAATGTGGCGCGTGCGTGGGGGACTGCCCGGCGGCGCGCTACTCGCCGCGCTTCAACCCGCGCATGATCATGCTCAAGAGCATCATGGGGTTGGAGGAGGAGCTGCTCGGCGAGGACTCGGTCATCTGGCTCTGCACCAACTGTTACAACTGCTACGAGCGCTGCCCCCAGGACGTGCGCCCGGTAGAGGTAATCATCGCGCTGAAAAACCTCGCGCGCGCGAAGGAGCATGCCCCCCAGAAGGTGGCCTCAATGGTCAACAGTGTGAAGGAGCAGGGTCTGACGGCCAGCGTGACCAGCGCCACCGAACGCATGCGTGCTGAGCTGGGGCTGCCCCCTCTGCCTCGTGTGCCGGTGGAGGAA
- a CDS encoding 2-oxoacid:acceptor oxidoreductase family protein, translating into MRTEIRVSGYGGQGVILAGYIIGKATAIFEKKHATLTQSFGPEARGSACSAQVICSDEPIHYPYIRTPNILIAMSQEAYTKFEPELDPNGLLLIEEDLVKAKPPRDNIRMYAVPATRLAEQLGRRIVLNIVMLGFFTAVTNTVSKEAMEKAVLSSIPKGTEEINRKAFETGYEYGMKLLASRGEQRAASGAGSPRKRKAAAKE; encoded by the coding sequence ATGCGCACGGAGATCAGAGTATCAGGCTACGGTGGGCAGGGAGTCATCCTGGCCGGCTACATCATCGGGAAGGCCACCGCGATTTTTGAGAAGAAGCATGCCACGCTCACGCAGAGTTTTGGCCCTGAGGCACGTGGCAGTGCCTGCAGCGCCCAGGTTATCTGTTCGGACGAGCCCATCCATTACCCCTACATTCGCACGCCCAACATTCTCATCGCCATGTCGCAAGAGGCCTATACCAAGTTCGAGCCGGAATTGGACCCCAATGGGCTGCTCCTCATCGAGGAGGACTTGGTCAAGGCCAAGCCGCCCCGGGACAACATCCGCATGTACGCCGTGCCGGCCACCCGCTTGGCAGAGCAGCTGGGCAGGAGGATTGTGCTTAACATCGTCATGCTGGGCTTTTTCACCGCCGTGACCAACACCGTGAGCAAGGAGGCGATGGAGAAGGCGGTGCTCAGTTCCATTCCCAAGGGCACCGAGGAGATCAATCGCAAGGCGTTTGAGACTGGTTACGAGTACGGGATGAAGCTATTGGCGAGCAGGGGGGAGCAGAGGGCGGCATCTGGTGCCGGGTCACCACGGAAGCGCAAGGCCGCGGCAAAGGAGTAG
- the sucD gene encoding succinate--CoA ligase subunit alpha, translated as MSILVDKSTRVVVQGITGGEGSFHARQMLEYGTNIVAGVTPDKGGQVWEGKVPVFDTVREAVEKEGANASVIFVPAAFSADAIMEAADAGLELVVCITEGIPTLDMLKVYQFLQGRKTRLVGPNCPGVISPGKCKLGIMPGAIHREGRVGVVSRSGTLTYEAVWQLTSLGIGQSTCIGIGGDPIIGTTFVDALRLFEEDPETDAVVLIGEIGGTAEEEAAAFVKTSMSKPVISFIAGRTAPPGRRMGHAGAIIAGGKGTAAEKMAALREAGVTVCESPATIGKTVAQVLGH; from the coding sequence TTGAGCATCCTGGTAGATAAGAGCACTCGGGTAGTGGTGCAGGGGATTACTGGAGGCGAGGGCAGTTTTCATGCCCGTCAAATGCTTGAGTACGGCACCAACATCGTGGCAGGCGTAACTCCGGACAAGGGCGGCCAGGTGTGGGAAGGGAAGGTGCCGGTTTTCGACACCGTGCGCGAGGCAGTGGAAAAGGAGGGGGCCAATGCGTCGGTAATCTTTGTTCCGGCTGCCTTTTCGGCCGATGCCATCATGGAGGCAGCCGACGCAGGGCTGGAGCTGGTGGTCTGCATCACGGAGGGGATCCCCACGCTGGACATGCTGAAGGTGTACCAGTTCCTGCAAGGGCGCAAGACGCGCCTGGTGGGTCCCAATTGCCCAGGGGTCATTTCGCCGGGTAAATGCAAACTGGGCATCATGCCCGGGGCCATTCACAGAGAAGGACGTGTGGGTGTTGTGTCGCGCAGCGGTACGCTCACCTACGAGGCGGTTTGGCAGCTGACCAGCCTGGGTATTGGCCAGTCCACCTGTATTGGCATAGGGGGCGATCCCATCATTGGCACCACCTTTGTGGATGCCTTGCGCCTTTTTGAGGAGGATCCAGAGACCGATGCGGTGGTGCTCATCGGTGAGATCGGCGGCACGGCCGAGGAGGAGGCAGCCGCCTTTGTGAAGACAAGCATGAGCAAACCGGTCATCAGCTTCATTGCCGGGCGTACGGCGCCCCCAGGCAGGCGCATGGGACATGCCGGGGCCATCATCGCCGGCGGCAAAGGTACTGCGGCGGAGAAGATGGCGGCACTGCGCGAAGCGGGCGTCACCGTGTGCGAGAGCCCGGCCACCATCGGCAAAACGGTGGCCCAGGTGCTGGGACACTGA
- a CDS encoding 4Fe-4S binding protein yields the protein MQFWRVPLDADKMKVPRGAVYIVKERCKGCGFCVEYCPKDVLELSAEFNSKGYHPPYVKKPGECVNCDLCESICPEFAIFSVLLEEGAEETTT from the coding sequence ATGCAGTTCTGGCGCGTGCCCTTAGATGCCGATAAGATGAAAGTCCCGCGCGGGGCAGTCTACATCGTCAAGGAGCGGTGTAAAGGGTGCGGATTCTGTGTGGAATACTGCCCCAAAGATGTGTTGGAGCTGTCCGCTGAGTTCAACTCCAAGGGCTATCACCCGCCGTACGTGAAGAAACCGGGCGAATGCGTCAACTGCGACCTTTGCGAATCCATTTGCCCGGAGTTTGCGATCTTTAGCGTCCTGTTGGAAGAGGGGGCCGAGGAGACTACCACGTAG
- a CDS encoding 2-oxoacid:acceptor oxidoreductase subunit alpha, with protein MKADPRGVLTGEHYLDGDHACAEGALAAGCRFFAGYPITPSTEVAERIAERFPHVGGIFIQMEDELGSMAAVVGAAWGGAKAMTVTSGPGFSLMMENIGLAAMMETPCVVVNVQRGGPSTGLPTMVGQADMMQARWGSHGDYEIIALCPNSPQEAFDLTIQAFNLSEQYRVPVLVMMDECVGHMTEKVVIPEADEIELVPRRYTKKPPGQYLPYEPCEDLVPEIIKAGDGYRIHSTGLTHDERGYPVMSAEAQNKLVRRLVDKIRKNADKIVRVEEHGTDKADVVVVSYGITNRVVQAALAEARKEGIRVGDLKLVTVWPFPERRIAQLAEKVKAFVVPEINFGQIILEVERCAHGKVPCYQVPHGGGGVHEPSEILKVIEEAAR; from the coding sequence GTGAAGGCCGACCCGAGAGGAGTACTGACCGGCGAGCACTACCTGGACGGCGACCACGCATGTGCAGAGGGGGCATTGGCGGCAGGGTGCCGCTTCTTTGCCGGCTACCCCATCACGCCGTCCACCGAAGTGGCCGAACGCATTGCGGAACGCTTCCCGCACGTGGGCGGCATCTTCATTCAGATGGAAGACGAGCTGGGCTCCATGGCGGCGGTGGTGGGGGCAGCCTGGGGAGGGGCCAAGGCGATGACCGTCACCTCCGGGCCTGGGTTTTCGCTGATGATGGAAAACATCGGCCTGGCCGCCATGATGGAGACGCCCTGTGTGGTGGTGAACGTGCAGCGCGGCGGTCCGTCGACCGGCCTGCCCACCATGGTGGGGCAGGCGGATATGATGCAGGCTCGCTGGGGTTCCCACGGCGACTATGAAATCATCGCCCTCTGCCCCAACTCGCCCCAGGAGGCGTTCGACCTCACCATCCAAGCGTTTAATCTATCCGAGCAATACCGCGTGCCCGTGCTTGTGATGATGGATGAGTGTGTGGGGCACATGACCGAAAAGGTGGTCATTCCGGAGGCCGACGAGATCGAGCTGGTACCCCGTCGCTACACCAAGAAACCTCCGGGCCAGTACTTGCCCTACGAACCCTGTGAGGACCTGGTACCTGAAATCATCAAGGCCGGTGATGGCTACCGCATCCACAGTACCGGCCTCACTCACGATGAGCGCGGCTACCCGGTGATGAGCGCCGAAGCGCAGAACAAGCTGGTGCGGCGCCTGGTGGACAAGATCCGCAAGAACGCCGACAAGATCGTGCGCGTCGAAGAGCATGGCACCGATAAGGCCGACGTAGTTGTGGTTTCCTACGGCATTACCAATCGAGTGGTGCAGGCTGCCTTAGCGGAGGCGCGCAAGGAGGGGATCAGGGTCGGCGACCTGAAGCTGGTCACGGTGTGGCCATTTCCGGAACGGCGCATCGCCCAGCTTGCCGAAAAAGTGAAGGCCTTTGTGGTGCCGGAGATCAACTTTGGGCAGATAATCCTGGAAGTGGAGCGCTGCGCGCATGGCAAAGTGCCGTGTTACCAGGTTCCGCACGGCGGTGGCGGAGTGCATGAACCTTCGGAGATTCTCAAGGTGATAGAGGAGGCGGCCCGATGA
- a CDS encoding 2-oxoacid:ferredoxin oxidoreductase subunit beta codes for MTQGAVVHEPELRHEHPLEPFLRMDRIPHIWCPTCGIGTSVACFLNALKESGLPLDKVAVVSGIGCSGRVAGYVKLDSFHTTHGRAIAFATGLKLANPELKVVVFSGDGDLIAIGGNHFIHAARRNMDITVICVNNFIYAMTGGQVGPTTPVMANCSTSPYGNFERPFNIPLLAASCGAVYVARWTALHIRRLTRAMTEALLKPGFSVVEVIAPCSTLYARRNRLGTGLDLMKFYHDNCEIRHGADPKDLDIGFQQKIIVGKFVDTTRPTFLEAYNEHMKKVLGEAFVPYQGAFSATAQSDESKAA; via the coding sequence ATGACGCAAGGAGCGGTTGTACACGAACCCGAGCTGCGCCACGAACACCCCTTGGAACCATTCCTGCGCATGGATCGCATCCCGCACATCTGGTGTCCTACGTGCGGCATAGGCACCTCGGTGGCGTGCTTCCTCAACGCCCTAAAGGAATCTGGTCTGCCTCTGGACAAAGTGGCGGTCGTGTCAGGGATTGGCTGTAGCGGCAGGGTGGCAGGTTATGTCAAGCTGGACTCATTTCACACCACGCACGGGAGAGCAATTGCATTTGCCACCGGGCTGAAGCTGGCCAATCCGGAGCTCAAGGTGGTCGTGTTCAGCGGCGATGGAGACCTGATTGCCATTGGCGGTAACCATTTCATCCACGCGGCACGGCGAAACATGGACATCACCGTGATCTGCGTGAACAACTTTATTTACGCCATGACCGGTGGGCAAGTAGGTCCGACCACGCCGGTGATGGCCAACTGCTCAACCTCGCCCTATGGGAACTTTGAGCGGCCCTTCAACATTCCTCTGCTGGCTGCCTCGTGCGGGGCGGTCTATGTGGCGCGGTGGACAGCCCTCCATATCCGCCGCCTCACCAGGGCGATGACCGAGGCCCTGCTCAAGCCCGGTTTCTCGGTGGTGGAGGTAATTGCTCCATGCTCCACCCTCTACGCGCGGCGCAACCGGCTGGGGACCGGCTTGGACTTGATGAAGTTCTACCACGACAATTGCGAAATCAGGCACGGGGCAGATCCGAAGGACCTGGACATCGGTTTTCAGCAAAAGATCATCGTGGGCAAGTTTGTGGACACCACGCGTCCCACGTTTCTTGAGGCGTACAACGAGCACATGAAGAAGGTGCTGGGAGAGGCCTTCGTGCCCTACCAGGGGGCGTTTTCGGCGACGGCTCAGAGTGACGAGTCCAAAGCGGCCTGA
- the sucC gene encoding ADP-forming succinate--CoA ligase subunit beta produces the protein MKIHEYQAKELLKKSGVAVPAGGVAFAAEEAQRIADEIGGDKVVVKAQIHAGGRGKGGGVRVVPRTEAGATAAKMLGMTLVTHQTGPEGKVVRKVLVEQALDIAQELYAGIVLDRARNALVFMASTEGGVEIEKVAAESPEKILKEYLDRSVGMQPFQARKLAFGLGLHGEQLKNAVRFFTALASAYMTYDCSLAEINPLVVTTDGRVLALDAKINLDDNALYRHPDLLALRDLDEEDPLEVEATKYDLNYIRLDGTVGCMVNGAGLAMATMDIIKLAGAEPANFLDVGGGASAETVENGFRILLSDKKVKAVLINIFGGIVRCDRVARGVIEAARKIDLRVPLVVRLEGTNAKEAAELLATSGLNFAVATSFAEAAQKVVEVMRN, from the coding sequence ATGAAGATTCACGAGTACCAGGCCAAGGAGTTGTTGAAGAAGAGCGGGGTGGCCGTGCCGGCTGGTGGCGTGGCCTTTGCCGCGGAGGAGGCGCAGCGCATCGCCGATGAGATCGGCGGCGACAAAGTCGTGGTCAAGGCGCAGATTCACGCAGGAGGGAGGGGAAAAGGAGGGGGGGTACGAGTTGTGCCGCGGACCGAAGCGGGCGCTACCGCGGCGAAGATGCTAGGCATGACACTGGTCACCCATCAGACCGGGCCTGAAGGCAAGGTGGTGCGGAAGGTACTGGTGGAACAGGCACTGGACATTGCGCAGGAGCTCTACGCGGGTATCGTGTTGGATCGGGCGCGCAACGCGCTCGTGTTCATGGCCAGCACTGAAGGCGGGGTGGAAATCGAGAAAGTGGCGGCCGAAAGCCCGGAGAAGATCCTGAAAGAGTACCTCGACCGCAGCGTGGGCATGCAGCCGTTCCAGGCGCGCAAGTTAGCCTTCGGCTTAGGCTTGCACGGGGAGCAGCTGAAGAACGCGGTGCGCTTCTTCACCGCACTAGCCAGTGCCTACATGACCTACGACTGCTCCCTTGCGGAGATCAACCCGCTGGTAGTGACCACCGACGGTCGGGTGCTCGCGCTGGATGCAAAGATTAATCTGGATGACAACGCCCTGTACCGTCATCCCGATTTGCTCGCGCTGCGCGACTTGGATGAAGAAGACCCATTGGAGGTGGAGGCGACCAAATACGACCTCAACTACATCCGCCTGGACGGAACGGTGGGGTGCATGGTCAACGGGGCAGGCCTCGCCATGGCCACGATGGACATCATCAAGCTGGCGGGTGCCGAACCGGCAAACTTCCTGGACGTGGGTGGCGGGGCCTCGGCGGAGACGGTGGAAAACGGCTTCCGCATCCTGCTGTCCGACAAGAAGGTGAAGGCGGTCTTGATCAACATCTTCGGCGGCATCGTACGCTGCGATCGCGTGGCAAGGGGCGTGATCGAGGCAGCGCGCAAGATCGACCTCAGGGTGCCGCTGGTGGTGCGTCTGGAAGGGACCAACGCCAAGGAGGCCGCGGAGTTGCTGGCCACGTCCGGACTCAACTTCGCGGTGGCCACCAGCTTCGCGGAGGCGGCGCAGAAGGTGGTCGAGGTCATGCGGAATTGA